The Thalassophryne amazonica chromosome 8, fThaAma1.1, whole genome shotgun sequence genome includes a window with the following:
- the pnpla2 gene encoding patatin-like phospholipase domain-containing protein 2 isoform X2 has translation MHPSFNLVKIVRHMLQRMLPADCHYQANGRLGISLTRVTDGENVLVSHFNCKEEVVQACVCSAYIPVYCGLIPPALQGVRYVDGGISDNLPQYELKNTITVSPFSGESDICPRDTSTNIHELRITNTSIQFTLTNLYRLSRALFPPDPMVLKAICKQGYKDALHFLKRNELLNFTGPDKHMFYVVDGEDNEDYDGGDDVEGSNKSYEEDEKLHIDDGAAVIQSSSAIEDNIIEHLPPTLHKALIEACMERRSLVQSLSKLLPVRVAKTMMVPYTFPVESALCFTLRLFEWLPDVQEDVGWIREQMLKLLQHVLRQASRSISRNVYARFSCQLELHHCQSLPSQITSTPVFPTLVKASSSSVPDIFMRLEQYKRQLLSGGLFINMDLQSSFKTGPVSPEKDL, from the exons ATGCATCCTTCCTTTAATCTGGTAAAGATTGTGCGGCATATGTTGCAACGCATGCTTCCAGCTGACTGTCACTATCAGGCTAATGGACGGTTAGGAATCTCGCTGACCCGAGTGACAGATGGAGAAAATGTCCTGGTGTCTCACTTTAACTGCAAGGAGGAGGTTGTGCAG gcATGTGTATGCAGTGCCTACATCCCAGTATATTGCGGTCTTATTCCTCCAGCACTCCAGGGAGTG AGGTATGTTGATGGAGGCATCTCGGACAATCTGCCTCAGTATGAGTTGAAGAATACAATTACAGTGTCCCCATTCTCTGGAGAGAGTGACATTTGTCCCAGAGACACTTCAACCAACATACACGAGCTTCGCATCACCAACACAAGCATTCAGTTTACACTCACCAACCTCTACAGATTGTCCAGGGCACTTTTCCCCCCAGATCCAATG GTTCTGAAGGCCATATGTAAACAAGGATACAAAGATGCTCTACACTTCTTGAAGAGGAACG aGTTACTGAATTTCACAGGACCTGATAAACACATGTTCTATGTAGTTGATGGAGAAGATAATGAGGattatgatggtggtgatgatgtcgaGGGGTCGAATAAAagttatgaagaggatgaaaagttACACATAGATGACGGAGCAGCAGTCATTCAGTCCAGTTCTGCCATAGAGGATAATATCATCGAACATCTTCCACCAACTCTTCACAAAG CGCTAATCGAGGCTTGCATGGAGCGGAGGAGCCTGGTGCAGTCACTAAGCAAACTGCTTCCAGTCAGAGTGGCCAAGACTATGATGGTCCCTTATACGTTCCCTGTGGAGTCTGCTCTGTGCTTCACTCTCAG ATTGTTTGAGTGGCTGCCAGATGTACAAGAAGACGTGGGGTGGATTCGAGAGCAAATGCTGAAACTTCTCCAGCATGTTTTACGCCAGGCTTCCAGAAGCATTTCTCGGAATGTATATGCCCG ATTTTCCTGTCAGCTGGAGTTGCATCACTGCCAATCCCTCCCATCCCAGATCACTTCCACCCCAGTTTTTCCTACCTTGGTGAAAGCAAGCAGTTCCTCAGTCCCGGATATTTTCATGCGTTTAGAGCAGTACAAGAGGCAGCTTTTGTCTGGAGGGCTGTTTATCAACATGGATCTGCAAAGCTCCTTCAAAACTGGACCAGTGTCACCTGAAAAAGACCTGTGA